A part of Rhinoderma darwinii isolate aRhiDar2 chromosome 1, aRhiDar2.hap1, whole genome shotgun sequence genomic DNA contains:
- the BBS12 gene encoding chaperonin-containing T-complex member BBS12 isoform X2, whose amino-acid sequence MMAAMKLRGHLGLIELSNISSSVKTFLGPRKSYKFIYDQDTQESTLTCSSFRLLESLDLSSAVGQLFNETIQAHHKAYKTGTTTLFFLVGEWSKSVLECLHHGVPVSMIVSVMLEGLNSCIESIEALHIPLYNVLITKQNSSHWTVADGRSSSSNNENHCFDSSRGGKFGLEHIPKTIKHIGITPSNVNLHSQQRQMRKLSHSRYFSIPKISSLQNRSSQSSSHSLEDLTKSLSHGTWEAMDLLEKAATLLFENNQEISVTKDHFQASCLHICCLRGLPGVNSSATIGYVTLVKSEYATVVKNLEGKPLKVLLLDGELTEKYRHLGFNRATNLKLVSEFANNERRTSEDSWISTACRKIVQANINVILVRGDACPQLVMHCIHRNILIITHVKPNVLQAFSDCTNAESVAYLAQISHRSLALEVYAAICTQWGSESSQTIAMSLRAHKINLVTVMLSCRLVPKMQVMEDQFWTCSFKLHNALLDQKVFPGGGAVELFCLHHLRKLEKLLVPVSSVQRGPPFYMSSWLSTTAVHYKASVYKFLAKGWIKYISTLLFNMGENSSELEAMTFIQNELKNIDACSSPSSYIFNDYSKNVVLADDLGLPMEHRQAVVYDNVVAKVEAWRSALHLVLTVLQSDAEIITGSATQKPITEGSVSGEYVFL is encoded by the coding sequence ATGATGGCGGCTATGAAGTTAAGAGGCCACTTGGGACTGATTGAATTATCCAACATATCATCTTCAGTGAAGACCTTCCTGGGACCACGAAAATCATACAAGTTTATTTATGATCAAGATACTCAAGAAAGCACTTTAACTTGCTCGTCGTTTAGACTTCTGGAAAGTCTCGACTTATCCAGCGCAGTTGGACAACTCTTTAATGAAACAATTCAAGCCCATCATAAAGCTTATAAAACGGGTACAACAACTCTGTTCTTCCTTGTTGGAGAATGGAGCAAATCTGTTCTGGAATGTCTACACCACGGAGTTCCCGTTTCGATGATTGTCTCCGTGATGTTGGAAGGTCTGAATTCATGTATTGAAAGCATTGAGGCTTTACACATACCACTTTATAATGTACTTATTACAAAGCAGAACTCAAGTCACTGGACAGTAGCAGATGGAAGGAGTTCTAGTTCTAATAATGAAAATCATTGCTTCGATTCTTCTAGAGGTGGAAAATTTGGCTTGGAACACATTCCGAAAACCATAAAGCACATAGGAATTACTCCTAGTAACGTTAACTTACATAGTCAACAAAGACAAATGAGAAAACTGTCTCATAGTAGATACTTCTCAATCCCCAAAATAAGCAGTTTACAGAATCGTTCATCACAAAGCAGTAGCCACAGTTTAGAAGACCTGACAAAGTCTTTGAGTCATGGGACTTGGGAGGCAATGGATCTTTTGGAGAAGGCTGCTACTCTTCTGTTTGAAAACAATCAGGAAATATCTGTAACCAAAGATCACTTTCAGGCTTCCTGTCTACATATTTGCTGTTTAAGAGGTCTGCCGGGAGTGAACTCAAGTGCTACCATTGGATATGTGACTTTAGTTAAGTCAGAGTATGCTACCGTTGTCAAAAACTTAGAGGGCAAACCTTTGAAAGTTCTTCTTTTGGATGGAGAACTGACAGAAAAGTATAGACATCTTGGCTTTAATAGGGCAACAAATTTAAAATTGGTATCTGAGTTTGCGAACAATGAAAGAAGAACATCTGAAGACTCATGGATAAGTACAGCATGTCGGAAAATAGTTCAAGCCAATATAAATGTCATTTTAGTGAGGGGTGACGCCTGTCCACAGCTTGTAATGCATTGCATTCACAGAAATATTCTTATTATTACTCATGTAAAGCCGAACGTTCTCCAGGCATTTAGTGATTGCACAAACGCAGAATCGGTTGCCTATCTCGCACAGATAAGTCACCGTAGCCTAGCCTTAGAGGTGTATGCCGCGATATGTACACAATGGGGTTCAGAATCAAGCCAAACTATTGCTATGAGTCTCCGTGCACACAAGATAAATTTAGTCACCGTAATGCTAAGCTGCAGGTTGGTGCCCAAAATGCAGGTGATGGAAGATCAATTTTGGACCTGCTCTTTTAAACTACATAACGCTCTTCTTGACCAAAAAGTGTTTCCTGGCGGTGGAGCAGTTGAACTTTTCTGTCTTCATCATCTCAGAAAACTTGAGAAGTTGCTAGTACCTGTTAGCTCAGTCCAGAGAGGACCACCATTCTACATGTCATCATGGTTGTCCACCACTGCCGTCCATTACAAAGCTTCTGTCTATAAGTTCCTTGCCAAAGGCTGGATTAAATATATTTCTACTCTTCTTTTTAACATGGGTGAAAATTCCTCAGAATTAGAGGCTATGACTTTTATACAGAATGAACTCAAAAACATTGATGCTTGCTCTTCTCCTTCTTCATACATATTTAATGATTACTCCAAAAATGTTGTATTGGCCGATGACTTAGGACTTCCCATGGAACATagacaggcagtggtgtatgatAATGTTGTTGCAAAAGTTGAGGCATGGCGTAGTGCTCTGCATCTAGTTCTCACAGTACTTCAGTCCGATGCCGAGATTATTACAGGTTCTGCCACACAAAAACCGATAACGGAAGGATCTGTAAGTGGCGAATATGTGTTTCTCTGA
- the BBS12 gene encoding chaperonin-containing T-complex member BBS12 isoform X1, whose amino-acid sequence MLCHCSHDNGELVENTMMAAMKLRGHLGLIELSNISSSVKTFLGPRKSYKFIYDQDTQESTLTCSSFRLLESLDLSSAVGQLFNETIQAHHKAYKTGTTTLFFLVGEWSKSVLECLHHGVPVSMIVSVMLEGLNSCIESIEALHIPLYNVLITKQNSSHWTVADGRSSSSNNENHCFDSSRGGKFGLEHIPKTIKHIGITPSNVNLHSQQRQMRKLSHSRYFSIPKISSLQNRSSQSSSHSLEDLTKSLSHGTWEAMDLLEKAATLLFENNQEISVTKDHFQASCLHICCLRGLPGVNSSATIGYVTLVKSEYATVVKNLEGKPLKVLLLDGELTEKYRHLGFNRATNLKLVSEFANNERRTSEDSWISTACRKIVQANINVILVRGDACPQLVMHCIHRNILIITHVKPNVLQAFSDCTNAESVAYLAQISHRSLALEVYAAICTQWGSESSQTIAMSLRAHKINLVTVMLSCRLVPKMQVMEDQFWTCSFKLHNALLDQKVFPGGGAVELFCLHHLRKLEKLLVPVSSVQRGPPFYMSSWLSTTAVHYKASVYKFLAKGWIKYISTLLFNMGENSSELEAMTFIQNELKNIDACSSPSSYIFNDYSKNVVLADDLGLPMEHRQAVVYDNVVAKVEAWRSALHLVLTVLQSDAEIITGSATQKPITEGSVSGEYVFL is encoded by the exons ATGCTGTGCCATTGTTCTCATGACAACGGG GAACTTGTTGAGAATACCATGATGGCGGCTATGAAGTTAAGAGGCCACTTGGGACTGATTGAATTATCCAACATATCATCTTCAGTGAAGACCTTCCTGGGACCACGAAAATCATACAAGTTTATTTATGATCAAGATACTCAAGAAAGCACTTTAACTTGCTCGTCGTTTAGACTTCTGGAAAGTCTCGACTTATCCAGCGCAGTTGGACAACTCTTTAATGAAACAATTCAAGCCCATCATAAAGCTTATAAAACGGGTACAACAACTCTGTTCTTCCTTGTTGGAGAATGGAGCAAATCTGTTCTGGAATGTCTACACCACGGAGTTCCCGTTTCGATGATTGTCTCCGTGATGTTGGAAGGTCTGAATTCATGTATTGAAAGCATTGAGGCTTTACACATACCACTTTATAATGTACTTATTACAAAGCAGAACTCAAGTCACTGGACAGTAGCAGATGGAAGGAGTTCTAGTTCTAATAATGAAAATCATTGCTTCGATTCTTCTAGAGGTGGAAAATTTGGCTTGGAACACATTCCGAAAACCATAAAGCACATAGGAATTACTCCTAGTAACGTTAACTTACATAGTCAACAAAGACAAATGAGAAAACTGTCTCATAGTAGATACTTCTCAATCCCCAAAATAAGCAGTTTACAGAATCGTTCATCACAAAGCAGTAGCCACAGTTTAGAAGACCTGACAAAGTCTTTGAGTCATGGGACTTGGGAGGCAATGGATCTTTTGGAGAAGGCTGCTACTCTTCTGTTTGAAAACAATCAGGAAATATCTGTAACCAAAGATCACTTTCAGGCTTCCTGTCTACATATTTGCTGTTTAAGAGGTCTGCCGGGAGTGAACTCAAGTGCTACCATTGGATATGTGACTTTAGTTAAGTCAGAGTATGCTACCGTTGTCAAAAACTTAGAGGGCAAACCTTTGAAAGTTCTTCTTTTGGATGGAGAACTGACAGAAAAGTATAGACATCTTGGCTTTAATAGGGCAACAAATTTAAAATTGGTATCTGAGTTTGCGAACAATGAAAGAAGAACATCTGAAGACTCATGGATAAGTACAGCATGTCGGAAAATAGTTCAAGCCAATATAAATGTCATTTTAGTGAGGGGTGACGCCTGTCCACAGCTTGTAATGCATTGCATTCACAGAAATATTCTTATTATTACTCATGTAAAGCCGAACGTTCTCCAGGCATTTAGTGATTGCACAAACGCAGAATCGGTTGCCTATCTCGCACAGATAAGTCACCGTAGCCTAGCCTTAGAGGTGTATGCCGCGATATGTACACAATGGGGTTCAGAATCAAGCCAAACTATTGCTATGAGTCTCCGTGCACACAAGATAAATTTAGTCACCGTAATGCTAAGCTGCAGGTTGGTGCCCAAAATGCAGGTGATGGAAGATCAATTTTGGACCTGCTCTTTTAAACTACATAACGCTCTTCTTGACCAAAAAGTGTTTCCTGGCGGTGGAGCAGTTGAACTTTTCTGTCTTCATCATCTCAGAAAACTTGAGAAGTTGCTAGTACCTGTTAGCTCAGTCCAGAGAGGACCACCATTCTACATGTCATCATGGTTGTCCACCACTGCCGTCCATTACAAAGCTTCTGTCTATAAGTTCCTTGCCAAAGGCTGGATTAAATATATTTCTACTCTTCTTTTTAACATGGGTGAAAATTCCTCAGAATTAGAGGCTATGACTTTTATACAGAATGAACTCAAAAACATTGATGCTTGCTCTTCTCCTTCTTCATACATATTTAATGATTACTCCAAAAATGTTGTATTGGCCGATGACTTAGGACTTCCCATGGAACATagacaggcagtggtgtatgatAATGTTGTTGCAAAAGTTGAGGCATGGCGTAGTGCTCTGCATCTAGTTCTCACAGTACTTCAGTCCGATGCCGAGATTATTACAGGTTCTGCCACACAAAAACCGATAACGGAAGGATCTGTAAGTGGCGAATATGTGTTTCTCTGA